Sequence from the Streptosporangiales bacterium genome:
GGCGGCTGCTGGCCGGGCTGTTGCCACTGTTGTGTGGGCAGCTGCGCGCGGTCCGTGGCCTTGTTCAACACCGCCATCACCAGCAGGGCGGCAGCGGTGAAGTAGAACAGCAGCTCCCACCCCCGGATCACGTAGTCGAGGGTGTCGGCGAGCTCGGTGCTGCTGCTGTGCAAGCTCATCCGCACTGTGTGCAGGGTGGCCAAGCCCACGAAACCGACCGCGATCACGGCGAAGCCGATGGCCGCCAGCGTCGCGGTTCGCGGCGACCGCTTGCGCGCGGTCAGCGCCAGGAACGCCGCAGTGCCGAACCCGAGAACGAGAAGGACGTACTCGACGATGACGATAGGAGTCATGCGGCGCAGTATGGCACGGCAATGCCTGCAGCTGGCCAGGTCCAGGCCAGCTACTTGGGTACGAACCAGCTGACGCCGCTACGCGGCACAGGACTCGTTGCCCTCGGGATCCCGCATCACCCACCAAGGGCCAGCCGTGCCCCCTGTCGACCTCCTGGACACGGCTCGCGCCGAGGCGATGGCGTCTGGTTGAGCGTCTTGTAGTCGAGGTATCCGGTCGGAGGCTTTGGCGTAGGCGATGCTGCGGGCGCCGGTGGCGCGGGCGACCTGGATGTCGGTCGCGGAGTCACCGATGAGGACGCAGCGCGCGGCAGGCGCCCCGAGGTGTTTCAGTGCGCGGTGCGGGCAGCGCTGATCTACCAGCACGAGCACGTCACCAGTGAGCGGGACCGTCAGATCGCGGCTGCCCTAAGCGACCTCGTCGCAAGCGCAAGACCGACCAGGAGGGCGACGACGGTGCCGCCGGTGTCCTCGTGCCGCCCGGCTAGTTGCACGCCAATTGGACGGACATGGATCAGGGGCGTCACCGAGAGCGGTGGCACCCCTTCTGAGCTGAGGTGGAGCGAATCGGACTCGAACCGACGACCCCCTGCTTGCAAAATGGCCGCAAAGAAGGCGTTCTTGGCTGTGACCTCGTCCGTTTTGGCGTTGCGGGCGAGTGGTGGTCGACGGCGACCAGAGTGGTTGCTGTACTTCT
This genomic interval carries:
- a CDS encoding HAD hydrolase-like protein — encoded protein: MTVPLTGDVLVLVDQRCPHRALKHLGAPAARCVLIGDSATDIQVARATGARSIAYAKASDRIPRLQDAQPDAIASARAVSRRSTGGTAGPWWVMRDPEGNESCAA